In Streptomyces sp. Li-HN-5-11, the sequence ATCAGGACCACGCCCGCGGGCAGCAGCGGGGCGCACCGGCCGTGGTCGGTACGGCGGCCCAGCGGCACCGCGGCGAACAGCGGGAGCAGGGCGTACACGCCGGCGATCACACCGACCGCGCGTTCGTCCGCACCGAGGGCGAGGGCCCGGTAGGAGACGGCGGGCCGGGCCATCGACACCGCCCCCTGGGCGAAGCCGAAGGCGATGACGAGGCGGAGCAGCCAGCCGCGGTTCCCACCGGGCCTCATGATGTCTCCCTCCCGGGTGAATCAGATGATGCCGAACACGATGCCCGCGCCGAGCACCACCAGCGAGACGAGCACGGCCCACTTCACCACGAACCTGGTGTGGTCCCCGAACTCGACCTTGGCCATGCCGACCAGCACGTACACGGCCGGGACGAGCGGGCTCGACATGTGCAGCGGCTGGCCGACGAGCGAGGCGCGGGCGATCTCCACCGCCGGCACGCCGTGGGCGTGGCCGGCCTGGGCGAGCACCGGGAGGATGCCGAAGTAGAAGCCGTCGTTGGACATGAAGTACGTGAGCGGGATGCTCAGTACGCCGGTGACGAGGGCCATGTGCGGGCCCATGGCGTCGGGGACATTGCCCACCAGCCACTTGGCCATGTGGTCCACCATGCCGGTGCCCTGGAGGACCCCGGTGAAGACGGCGGCGGCGAAGACCATGCCGGAGACGTTGAGGACGTTCTCGGCGTGCGCGGCGATCCGGGCCTTCTGGTCGGGCATGTAGGGGAAGTTGACGGTCAGCGCCAGGGCCGCGCCGAGCAGGAACAGCACCGGGATCGGCAGCCACTCCATGATCATGGCGGTGAGCAGCGCGACCGTGAGCAGCGCGTTGAACCAGTACAGCCTGGGGCGCAGGGTGGGGCGGTCGGGGTCGAGGCCCTGGAAGCCCTGCTCGTCCTGCGCGGGGGCGTCCGCGCCGGTGCCGGAGCCCGCACCGCCGGCGGCCGGGGTGCTCTTGCCCCTGCCGGAACCGGTGCCGGTGCCGGTGCTGGAGCCGGTGCCGGAGTCCGCGCCGACCAGGGCCGTCTCCTGCTCCTCCACCAGCACCTCGTCCAGCGTCAGCACGCCGAGCC encodes:
- a CDS encoding citrate:proton symporter; this encodes MLTILGFAMIATFLVLIMLKKMSPIAALVLIPALFCVFVGKGAKLGDYVIDGVTSLAPTAAMLMFAIVYFGVMIDVGLFDPVVRGILEFCKADPLRIVVGTAVLAAIVSLDGDGSTTFMITVSAMYPLYKRLRMSLVVMTGVAAMANGVMNTLPWGGPTARAATALKLDAGDIFVPMIPALAVGLLGVLALAYVLGHRERKRLGVLTLDEVLVEEQETALVGADSGTGSSTGTGTGSGRGKSTPAAGGAGSGTGADAPAQDEQGFQGLDPDRPTLRPRLYWFNALLTVALLTAMIMEWLPIPVLFLLGAALALTVNFPYMPDQKARIAAHAENVLNVSGMVFAAAVFTGVLQGTGMVDHMAKWLVGNVPDAMGPHMALVTGVLSIPLTYFMSNDGFYFGILPVLAQAGHAHGVPAVEIARASLVGQPLHMSSPLVPAVYVLVGMAKVEFGDHTRFVVKWAVLVSLVVLGAGIVFGII